From Primulina huaijiensis isolate GDHJ02 chromosome 15, ASM1229523v2, whole genome shotgun sequence, one genomic window encodes:
- the LOC140958404 gene encoding stromal processing peptidase, chloroplastic-like, protein MQASSVLFNTKPLLAPIYAGNRYGKDNRNFTANTTQLNQAQLKKPVAWRHTNRRRCSRAYLVNNKNTSKIYHSETNHESRRVSCFHCCKRKQIGINGFTSGFFADKSTFHLSKLKPNKDKVGLHVRQLHVSCATVGPNEPHAASTTWPDGVTEKQSFDALDSEVERREYEQFLRLELPSHPKLHRGQLKNGLRYLILPNKVPPNRFEAHMEVHVGSIDEEDDEQGIAHMIEHVAFLGSKKREKLLGTGARSNAYTDFHHTVFHIHSPTSTKDSDGDLMPVVLDALNEIAFHPKFLASRVEKERRAILSELQMMNTIEYRVDCQLLQYLHSENKLSKRFPIGLEEQIKKWDADKIRKFHERWYFPGNATLYIVGDIDDISKTVDHIEEVFGQTGTESEVGAAPTPTAFGAMASFLVPKLPMGLASGLSQERSSPIEQSKIFRKERHAVRPPVQHNWSIPGIYTDVKLPHIFQHELLQNFSINLFCKIPVSKARTYGDLRNVLMKRIFLSALHFRINTRYKSSNPPFTSVELDHSDSGREGCTVTTLTVTAEPRNWQNAIKVAVQEVRRLKEFGVTNGELARYLDALLKDSEQLAAMIDNVSSVDNLDFTMESDALGHTVMDQRQGHESLVAIAGTVTLEEVNSIGAKVLEFISDYGKPSAPLPSAIVACVPKKVHIDGSGETEFKLTPEEIVAAIEAGLKEFIEAEPELEIPKELISTEQLQELRFLRHPSFVPVDQEKVSKVYDGETGIVQRRLSNGISVNYKVSKNEANSGVMRLIVGGGRAAESSEAKGAVIVGVRTLSEGGRVGNFSREQVELFCVNHLINCSLESTEEFICMEFRFTLRDGGMRAAFQLLHMVLEHNVWLDDAFDRAKQLYLSYYRSIPKSLERSTAHKLMLAMLNGDERFVEPTPNSLQQLTLSRVKDAVMNQFVCDNMEVSIVGDFLEEDIESCILEYLGTVKEKKGLERAQHYNPIIFRPHTSDWQHQQVFLKDTDERACAYIAGPAPNRWGLTFDGKNQQDSVSNSATFELVNFDQQSGGSENAEKGVQGKLRDHPLFFAVTLGLLAEVINSRLFTTVRDSLGLTYDVSFELNLFDRLKLGWYVISVTSTPGKVHKAVDACKSVLRGLHGNQIAPRELDRARRTLLMRHEAEIKSNAYWLGLMAHLQSTSVPMKDISCIKDLTSLYDAATVEDVYVAYEQLKIDENSLYSCIGISGSQAGEDATDSIVEEELVEGLHNIIPVGRGSSTVTRPTT, encoded by the exons ATGCAGGCCTCATCAGTTTTGTTCAATACGAAACCTCTTTTAGCTCCGATTTATGCAGGCAATCGCTATGGTAAAGATAATCGCAATTTCACTGCAAATACAACCCAGCTCAATCAGGCTCAATTAAAGAAACCAGTAGCTTGGCGCCACACGAATAGACGTCGCTGCAGCCGTGCATATCTTGTCAACAATAAG AATACATCGAAAATATATCATTCTGAGACCAATCATGAAAGTCGGCGAGTATCTTGCTTCCATTGTTGCAAAAGAAAGCAAATTGGAATCAACGGTTTCACCTCTGGATTCTTTGCCGACAAGTCAACTTTTCATTTGTCAAAGCTCAAACCAAACAAAGATAAA GTTGGTCTTCATGTCAGACAACTTCATGTTTCATGTGCCACCGTCGGCCCCAACGAGCCACATGCAGCAAGTACAACATGGCCAGATGGTGTTACTGAAAAACAGAGTTTCGATGCATTAGACTCAGAAGTAGAGAGAagagaatatgaacaattttTGCGTCTTGAGCTTCCATCCCACCCGAAATTGCATCGAGGACAACTGAAAAATGGTCTCCGCTACCTCATTTTGCCAAACAAAGTCCCTCCCAATAG GTTTGAGGCACACATGGAAGTTCATGTCGGATCAATTGATGAGGAAGATGATGAGCAAGGAATTGCTCACATGATTGAACATGTTGCATTTCTTGGAAGTAAGAAACGTGAAAAACTTCTTGGAACTGGGGCAAGATCTAATGCGTACACTGACTTTCATCACACTGTTTTTCACATCCATTCACCAACTAGTACAAAG GACTCTGACGGTGATTTGATGCCTGTTGTTCTGGATGCTCTGAACGAG ATTGCTTTTCACCCAAAATTTTTGGCTTCTCGAGTTGAAAAAGAAAGACGGGCAATTTTATCAGAACTACAAATGATGAATACCATAGAATACCGCGTTGATTGCCAG TTGTTGCAATACTTGCATTCCGAGAACAAGCTGAGTAAAAGATTTCCTATTGGACTAGAAGAGCAGATTAAGAAATGGGATGCCGACAAAATTAGAAAATTTCATGAGCGCTGGTACTTTCCTGGAAATGCGACATTATACATTGTTGGGGACATTGATGACATTTCAAAGACGGTTGACCACATTGAA GAAGTTTTTGGACAAACTGGAACAGAAAGTGAGGTGGGTGCTGCACCTACACCAACTGCCTTTGGTGCAATGGCCAGTTTCCTTGTTCCTAAGCTTCCCATGGGATTGGCCAGTGGTTTGTCTCAAGAAAGATCTTCTCCCATCGAACAGTCTAAAATTTTTAGAAAGGAAAGACATGCCGTTCGCCCTCCTGTTCAACATAATTGGTCCATTCCTGGAATCTACACAGATGTGAAGCTACCTCATATATTTCAGCATGAATTGCTTCAGAACTTCTCAATTAATTTGTTTTGCAAG ATCCCTGTCAGCAAGGCCCGTACATATGGTGACTTGAGGAATGTGTTGATGAAGAGgatctttctttctgctttgcATTTCCGTATTAATACACGATACAAG AGTTCAAACCCCCCGTTTACCTCAGTGGAGTTGGACCATAGTGATTCCGGTAGAGAAGGCTGTACAGTTACCACTCTTACAGTGACTGCGGAACCTCGAAATTGGCAAAATGCAATCAAAGTTGCTGTGCAGGAG GTTAGAAGGCTTAAAGAGTTTGGCGTTACAAATGGCGAATTGGCCCGTTATCTAGATGCTTTATTAAAAGACAGCGAACAATTGGCAGCTATGATTGACAATGTATCATCAGTAGATAACTTAGATTTTACGATGGAAAGTGATGCACTTGGTCATACTGTAATGGATCAAAGACAAGGACATGAGAGTTTGGTTGCAATTGCTGGTACTGTAACCCTCGAGGAG GTTAATTCCATTGGTGCAAAGGTGTTGGAATTCATCTCGGATTATGGAAAACCATCTGCACCACTCCCATCTGCAATTGTTGCTTGTGTTCCAAAGAAAGTGCATATTGATGGAAGTGGGGAAACCGAATTCAAGTTAACACCAGAAGAGATTGTGGCTGCTATAGAAGCTGGTTTGAAGGAATTCATAGAGGCTGAGCCAGAG CTTGAGATTCCAAAAGAACTGATATCAACAGAACAGTTGCAGGAATTAAGGTTTCTTCGGCATCCATCCTTTGTTCCTGTTGACCAAGAAAAGGTGTCGAAGGTATATGATGGGGAAACAGGAATAGTCCAACGGCGTCTTTCGAATGGAATTTCTGTAAATTACAAG GTATCAAAAAATGAAGCTAATAGTGGTGTTATGCGCCTCATAGTTGGTGGTGGACGAGCAGCTGAAAGTTCTGAAGCCAAAGGAGCTGTTATTGTAGGTGTGCGTACACTAAGTGAGGGAGGTCGTGTGGGCAATTTTTCACGTGAACAG GTAGAACTTTTCTGTGTGAACCACTTGATCAATTGCTCTCTGGAGTCAACTGAAGAATTTATATGCATGGAGTTCCGTTTTACTTTAAGAGATGGTGGGATGCGTGCTGCTTTCCAGTTACTGCATATGGTACTTGAG CATAATGTTTGGCTGGATGATGCATTTGATAGAGCGAAGCAGTTATATCTATCCTATTACCGCTCTATTCCTAAAAGCTTAGAGCGCTCAACTGCCCACAAGCTCATGCTCGCTATGCTGAATGGAGATGAACGGTTTGTTGAGCCTACACCAAATTCATTACAACAGTTAACACTTTCACGAGTGAAAGATGCAGTGATGAATCAATTTGTTTGTGACAATATGGAG GTGAGTATTGTTGGGGACTTCTTAGAAGAGGATATCGAGTCTTGTATTTTGGAGTATCTAGGTacagtaaaagaaaaaaaaggtcTTGAGAGAGCGCAACATTACAACCCAATCATATTCCGGCCACACACTTCAGATTGGCAGCATCAACAA GTGTTTTTGAAGGACACAGATGAGCGAGCATGTGCATACATTGCAGGCCCTGCCCCGAATCGATGGGGGTTAACTTTTGATGGAAAGAATCAGCAAGATTCAGTTAGCAATTCTGCTACATTTG AACTTGTAAATTTTGATCAACAATCTGGAGGGTCTGAGAATGCTGAAAAGGGTGTGCAAGGGAAACTGCGGGATCACCCATTATTTTTTGCTGTTACATTGGGACTTTTGGCTGAGGTCATAAATTCGAG GCTCTTTACAACCGTCAGGGATTCTCTTGGATTGACCTATGATGTTTCATTTGAATTAAACCTATTTGATCGGTTGAAGCTTGGGTGGTATGTGATATCTGTGACATCAACCCCTGGAAAG GTACATAAAGCTGTTGATGCTTGCAAAAGTGTTCTCAGAGGTCTGCACGGCAACCAAATTGCCCCAAGGGAATTGGATAGA GCAAGACGGACACTGCTAATGCGGCATGAAGCTGAAATCAAGTCGAATGCTTATTGGTTAGGATTGATGGCTCACTTGCAGTCGACATCTGTCCCGATGAAG GATATATCTTGCATCAAAGATCTCACTTCACTATATGATGCTGCTACTGTTGAAGATGTATATGTAGCATATGAGCAGTTGAAGATAGATGAGAATTCCCTGTACTCTTGCATTGGGATTTCTGGGTCTCAGGCTGGGGAAGATGCCACAG ATTCCATTGTGGAGGAAGAATTGGTAGAGGGCCTCCATAACATTATCCCGGTGGGACGGGGTTCGTCCACTGTAACACGGCCAACGACATGA
- the LOC140959876 gene encoding nudix hydrolase 18, mitochondrial-like, with product MTIQIKKLVSLPSRTGRHLQRYSEGFRHVVGCIPYRIRKANDSPQIHETSIDDLEVLLISSQKSPRMMFPKGGWELDEEIELAASRETLEEAGVIGSLEDKLGEWIFKSNSQETFNMGSMFPLFVTEELDIWPEKDVRQRVWMMVNEAREVCAHSWMKDALEAFVCQFTPQLRVDENPPSIL from the exons ATGACGATACAAATCAAGAAATTGGTGTCTTTGCCTTCGCGTACGGGAAGGCATTTGCAGCGCTACAGTGAGGGATTTCGTCATGTTGTTGG ATGTATTCCATACAGAATAAGAAAAGCCAACGACTCACCCCAAATCCATGAGACATCCATTGATGATTTGGAGGTTCTTTTGATAAGCTCTCAAAAAAGTCCAAGAATGATGTTTCCTAAG GGTGGTTGGGAACTCGACGAGGAAATCGAATTGGCAGCCTCACGGGAGACACTTGAAGAAGCCGGTGTGATTGGATCACTCGAG GATAAATTAGGCGAATGGATTTTCAAAAGCAATAGCCAAGAAACATTCAACATGGGATCAATGTTTCCTTTGTTTGTAACTGAGGAATTGGATATTTGGCcggaaaaagatgtccgccAACGAGTTTGG ATGATGGTGAATGAAGCTAGAGAAGTATGCGCACATTCGTGGATGAAAGATGCTCTGGAGGCGTTTGTTTGCCAGTTCACGCCCCAGCTGAGAGTCGACGAAAATCCTCCTAGCATCTTGTAG